One genomic window of Oncorhynchus kisutch isolate 150728-3 linkage group LG24, Okis_V2, whole genome shotgun sequence includes the following:
- the LOC109869692 gene encoding cysteine/serine-rich nuclear protein 2 — MEAVSSLSLKRRFEEVDSGSPYSTPKDSDDEISSSDSADSCDSLNPPSSTALTPTSILRRHKPSPGRKRVRFDVVTVYYFPRRQGFTSVPSQGGSSLGMARHHSSIRRYTLGEFVREQETSHRHTLRQHLRQEKLNARKIKLTRNGTVQCAQADLLTLEDVSDDDLDVEGVEVDDCFFLQPLPTKRRRALLRASGIARIDAREKAELRTIRLSREECGCDCRFYCDPRHCGCSQAGIKCQVDRMSFPCGCSRDGCGNSAGRIEFNPLRVRTHYMHTIMKLDLEKRRLLGQKAGVGGEQYAESDLLASPSSTRPPSPDPDLSTGANGLDSELETEEREVQMVLEAQDLLTDQACLEHENETAVLHLQSAEEQERMREEEEEEEAQRGRGGAGGLGEQALCLLPGALQGEMPGDTGVGVEGVPISLLQGPFPTEATLLCITENQEGDGEGDNPCGGLKDPASSLLYYQIGPMENETFHKSLPGQEEACVEREPGGGEQRGRDEHGGNTCGQGEGELSPPVALCSENGVGAKELPFSPQQSSLEGQCQEEACLATEGELYPPLPPEV, encoded by the exons ATGGAGGCAGTTTCGTCTCTCAGCCTCAAGCGAAGATTTGAGGAGGTGGACAGTGGCTCTCCCTACTCTACACCAAAGGACTCTGACGATGAAATCTCCAGCAGTGACAGTGCTGACAGCTGTGATAGCCTCAACCCCCCCTCCAGCACTGCACTCACAC CAACCTCCATCCTAAGACGGCACAAGCCCTCTCCAGGCCGGAAGCGGGTGCGGTTCGATGTGGTGACGGTATACTACTTCCCCAGGCGGCAGGGCTTTACCAGCGTGCCCAGCCAGGGGGGCAGCTCCCTAGGCATGGCACGCCACCACAGCTCCATCCGCCGATACACACTGGGAGAGTTCGTCCGCGAGCAGGAGACCAGTCACCGCCACACCCTGCGCCAACACCTCCGCCAGGAGAAGCTCAACGCTCGCAAGATAAAG CTGACGCGTAACGGTACGGTGCAGTGTGCCCAGGCTGACCTGCTGACCCTGGAGGACGTGTCAGATGATGACTTGGATGTAGAGGGTGTGGAGGTGGACGACTGCTTCTTCCTGCAGCCGCTTCCCACAAAGCGGCGTCGGGCACTGCTCAGGGCCTCTGGTATCGCCCGTATAGATGCCCGGGAGAAGGCTGAGCTACGGACCATCAGGCTGTCCAGGGAGGAATGTGGCTGTGACTGCCGTTTCTACTGTGACCCCCGTCACTGTGGCTGCAGCCAGGCTGGCATCAAGTGCCAG GTGGACAGGATGTCTTTTCCCTGTGGCTGCTCTCGTGATGGCTGTGGGAACTCGGCAGGCCGCATCGAGTTCAACCCTCTCCGCGTGCGAACACACTACATGCACACCATCATGAAGCTGGACCTGGAGAAGAGGAGGCTGCTGGGGCAGAAGGCAGGGGTAGGGGGGGAACAGTATGCAGAGTCTGACCTGCTCgcctccccttcctccaccaGGCCTCCCTCCCCAGACCCTGACCTGTCCACAGGGGCCAATGGCCTGGACTCTGAgttagagacagaggagagagaggtccagaTGGTCCTAGAAGCTCAGGACCTCCTGACTGACCAGGCCTGCCTCGAGCATGAGAACGAGACCGCTGTGCTCCACCTGCAAAGtgcagaggagcaggagaggatgagggaggaagaggaggaggaggaggcacagCGTGGCAGGGGGGGAGCAGGGGGCCTGGGGGAGCAGGCTTTGTGCCTTCTGCCTGGGGCCCTGCAGGGGGAGATGCCTGGGGACACAGGGGTTGGGGTGGAGGGGGtccctatctccctcctccaGGGCCCGTTCCCCACTGAGGCTACCCTGCTCTGCATCACAGAGAAccaggagggagatggggagggggacaACCCCTGTGGTGGCCTGAAAGACCCGGCCTCCTCCCTGCTCTACTACCAGATAGGTCCCATGGAGAACGAGACGTTTCACAAGTCTCTGCCTGGGCAGGAGGAGGCATGTGTAGAGCGAGAACCAGGGGGAGGAGAGCAGCGAGGGAGGGATGAGCATGGAGGTAATACCTGCGGGCAGGGTGAGGGCGAGCTTTCGCCCCCGGTGGCTCTGTGCTCAGAGAATGGCGTGGGTGCTAAGGAGTTACCATTCAGCCCCCAGCAAAGCTCCTTAGAAGGGCAGTGTCAGGAGGAGGCCTGCctggccacagaaggagagttgtaccCACCACTGCCCCCTGAGGTTTAG
- the LOC109869195 gene encoding transcription factor CP2-like isoform X1, which produces MVAGLASQLTWFQSLVAKDIYRSVRHLQFGILWPGIENLRQVRLQSDPRVVMAWALKLPLTDEVIESGLVQDFDASLSGIGQELGAGAYSMSDVLALPIFKQEESNLPPDSENKILPFQYVLCAATSPAIKLHDETLTYLNQGQSYETRMLDNRKLGELSEITGKMVKSIIRVVFHDRRLQYTEHQQLEGWRWNRPGDRILDLDIPMSVGMVDPRANPTQLNTVEFLWDPSKRTSVFIQVHCISTEFTMRKHGGEKGVPFRIQIDTFKENDGEDYTEHLHSASCQVKVFKPKGADRKQKTDREKMEKRAPQEKEKYQPSYETTILTECSPWPEVTYVNNSPSPGFNSSHNIFPVAEGNGSPSHQPELVVQVADIESCLTDTILPSHLLTRDGESIHQNLLPAATPQDAQQWLHRNRFSPFCRLFTNFSGADLLKLTREDVIQICGPADGIRLFNALKGRVVRPRLTVYVCQESQHAREQQQKHENGDAASSTFFVYHAIYLEDLTAVELTEKIAQLFNISPRQISQIFKQGPTGIHVLVSDEMIQNFQDEVCFVLDTMKAETNDGYHIILK; this is translated from the exons ATGGTCGCAGGGTTAGCTAGTCAACTTACTTGGTTTCAAAG TTTGGTAGCAAAAGACATCTACCGGTCTGTAAGACATTTGCAGTTTGGAATTTTGTGGCCAGGGATCGAGAATTTGAGACAAGTTCGACTGCAATCAGATCCACGCGTCGTCATGGCTTGGGCTCTGAAGCTGCCACTCACTGATGAGGTGATTGAATCAGGTCTGGTCCAAGACTTTGATGCCAGTCTCTCTGGCATTGGACAAGAGCTTGGAGCTGGGGCGTACAGTATGAG CGACGTGCTGGCCCTCCCCATCTTTAAGCAGGAGGAGTCTAACCTGCCGCCTGACAGTGAGAACAAGATTCTTCCTTTCCAGTATGTTCTGTGTGCAGCTACCTCGCCTGCTATCAAACTGCACGATGAAACACTTACCTACCTCAACCAAG GACAGTCTTATGAAACTCGAATGCTTGACAATCGGAAATTGGGTGAACTCTCAGAAATCACTGGCAAAATGGTGAAG AGCATCATCCGCGTGGTCTTCCATGACCGGCGTCTTCAGTACACAGAGCACCAGCAGCTGGAGGGCTGGCGCTGGAACAGGCCTGGAGACCGCATCCTCGACTTGG ATATCCCCATGTCAGTTGGCATGGTCGACCCCAGGGCTAACCCTACTCAACTTAACACTGTGGAGTTCCTGTGGGACCCTTCAAAAAGAACCTCGGTTTTTATCCAG GTTCACTGCATCAGCACAGAGTTCACTATGCGAAAGCACGGGGGAGAGAAGGGCGTGCCTTTCCGCATCCAGATCGACACTTTCAAAGAGAATGATGGCGAAGACTATACAGAGCACTTGCATTCTGCCAGCTGTCAGGTCAAAGTCTTCAAG CCTAAAGGTGCAGACAGGAAGCAGAAGACCGACAGAGAGAAGATGGAAAAGAGGGCTCCTCAGGAGAAGGAGAAATACCAGCCCTCGTATGAAACCACCATCCTAACAGAG TGCTCTCCCTGGCCAGAGGTCACCTATGTAAATAACTCTCCATCGCCTGGCTTCAACAGCTCACACAACATTTTTCCAGTGGCAGAGGG AAATGGATCCCCCAGTCACCAGCCAGAGCTAGTTGTTCAGGTAGCAGAT ATTGAAAGCTGTCTGACTGATACAATT TTGCCATCCCATCTACTTACAAGAGACGGGGAAAGCATCCATCAG AACCTGTTACCCGCGGCAACACCACAGGATGCACAGCAGTGGCTCCATAGAAACCGCTTTTCACCGTTCTGTCGGCTCTTCACTAATTTCTCAG GAGCTGATCTGTTGAAGCTGACCAGGGAAGATGTCATTCAAATATGTGGGCCAGCAGATGGTATTAGGCTCTTCAACGCATTGAAGGGACG GGTGGTACGTCCCAGGCTGACGGTGTATGTGTGCCAGGAATCCCAGCACGCTCGGGAACAGCAGCAGAAACACGAGAACGGAGACGCAGCTAGCAGTACTTTTTTCG TGTACCATGCCATCTACTTGGAGGACTTGACAGCAGTTGAGCTGACAGAGAAGATCGCTCAGCTCTTCAACATCTCACCCAGACAGATCAGTCAGATCTTTAAACAGGGACCCACTGGTATACATGTCCTGGTCAGTGATGAG ATGATTCAAAACTTCCAGGATGAAGTATGTTTTGTTTTGGATACAATGAAAG CTGAGACGAACGATGGCTACCACATCATCCTGAAATGA
- the LOC109869195 gene encoding transcription factor CP2-like isoform X2, which translates to MVAGLASQLTWFQSLVAKDIYRSVRHLQFGILWPGIENLRQVRLQSDPRVVMAWALKLPLTDEVIESGLVQDFDASLSGIGQELGAGAYSMSDVLALPIFKQEESNLPPDSENKILPFQYVLCAATSPAIKLHDETLTYLNQGQSYETRMLDNRKLGELSEITGKMVKSIIRVVFHDRRLQYTEHQQLEGWRWNRPGDRILDLDIPMSVGMVDPRANPTQLNTVEFLWDPSKRTSVFIQVHCISTEFTMRKHGGEKGVPFRIQIDTFKENDGEDYTEHLHSASCQVKVFKPKGADRKQKTDREKMEKRAPQEKEKYQPSYETTILTECSPWPEVTYVNNSPSPGFNSSHNIFPVAEGNGSPSHQPELVVQVADLPSHLLTRDGESIHQNLLPAATPQDAQQWLHRNRFSPFCRLFTNFSGADLLKLTREDVIQICGPADGIRLFNALKGRVVRPRLTVYVCQESQHAREQQQKHENGDAASSTFFVYHAIYLEDLTAVELTEKIAQLFNISPRQISQIFKQGPTGIHVLVSDEMIQNFQDEVCFVLDTMKAETNDGYHIILK; encoded by the exons ATGGTCGCAGGGTTAGCTAGTCAACTTACTTGGTTTCAAAG TTTGGTAGCAAAAGACATCTACCGGTCTGTAAGACATTTGCAGTTTGGAATTTTGTGGCCAGGGATCGAGAATTTGAGACAAGTTCGACTGCAATCAGATCCACGCGTCGTCATGGCTTGGGCTCTGAAGCTGCCACTCACTGATGAGGTGATTGAATCAGGTCTGGTCCAAGACTTTGATGCCAGTCTCTCTGGCATTGGACAAGAGCTTGGAGCTGGGGCGTACAGTATGAG CGACGTGCTGGCCCTCCCCATCTTTAAGCAGGAGGAGTCTAACCTGCCGCCTGACAGTGAGAACAAGATTCTTCCTTTCCAGTATGTTCTGTGTGCAGCTACCTCGCCTGCTATCAAACTGCACGATGAAACACTTACCTACCTCAACCAAG GACAGTCTTATGAAACTCGAATGCTTGACAATCGGAAATTGGGTGAACTCTCAGAAATCACTGGCAAAATGGTGAAG AGCATCATCCGCGTGGTCTTCCATGACCGGCGTCTTCAGTACACAGAGCACCAGCAGCTGGAGGGCTGGCGCTGGAACAGGCCTGGAGACCGCATCCTCGACTTGG ATATCCCCATGTCAGTTGGCATGGTCGACCCCAGGGCTAACCCTACTCAACTTAACACTGTGGAGTTCCTGTGGGACCCTTCAAAAAGAACCTCGGTTTTTATCCAG GTTCACTGCATCAGCACAGAGTTCACTATGCGAAAGCACGGGGGAGAGAAGGGCGTGCCTTTCCGCATCCAGATCGACACTTTCAAAGAGAATGATGGCGAAGACTATACAGAGCACTTGCATTCTGCCAGCTGTCAGGTCAAAGTCTTCAAG CCTAAAGGTGCAGACAGGAAGCAGAAGACCGACAGAGAGAAGATGGAAAAGAGGGCTCCTCAGGAGAAGGAGAAATACCAGCCCTCGTATGAAACCACCATCCTAACAGAG TGCTCTCCCTGGCCAGAGGTCACCTATGTAAATAACTCTCCATCGCCTGGCTTCAACAGCTCACACAACATTTTTCCAGTGGCAGAGGG AAATGGATCCCCCAGTCACCAGCCAGAGCTAGTTGTTCAGGTAGCAGAT TTGCCATCCCATCTACTTACAAGAGACGGGGAAAGCATCCATCAG AACCTGTTACCCGCGGCAACACCACAGGATGCACAGCAGTGGCTCCATAGAAACCGCTTTTCACCGTTCTGTCGGCTCTTCACTAATTTCTCAG GAGCTGATCTGTTGAAGCTGACCAGGGAAGATGTCATTCAAATATGTGGGCCAGCAGATGGTATTAGGCTCTTCAACGCATTGAAGGGACG GGTGGTACGTCCCAGGCTGACGGTGTATGTGTGCCAGGAATCCCAGCACGCTCGGGAACAGCAGCAGAAACACGAGAACGGAGACGCAGCTAGCAGTACTTTTTTCG TGTACCATGCCATCTACTTGGAGGACTTGACAGCAGTTGAGCTGACAGAGAAGATCGCTCAGCTCTTCAACATCTCACCCAGACAGATCAGTCAGATCTTTAAACAGGGACCCACTGGTATACATGTCCTGGTCAGTGATGAG ATGATTCAAAACTTCCAGGATGAAGTATGTTTTGTTTTGGATACAATGAAAG CTGAGACGAACGATGGCTACCACATCATCCTGAAATGA